The genomic stretch ATTGACTATTGATAATCGTATTGTTGACTTCCCATAGCTACTTTGATTACACTACACCTTGCGGTTCTTATTATCTTTCACTACTTCAGACAACACAAAAGAActgatatatatatttttttcaagaacCAAAGTCGAAATATATTGgagtaaataaaaaaagatagaattaaataaaataatcttcTTTACATCAGGCAAATAatcttaataataacattattTTTCGAAACTTAATATTTCCGTTACACTCTTGTGAATGTAAATTCTACTCGCAAATATTTACATAAACTATTTGCGCACTTAGatctttgaaatttcatcaCCTCCTATTGATATAGTATTTCCAATGTTAAAAATTAGTATTCTTTAGTTTAGTCTAGTTTAGTTTgatatataatacaattatttaatttataaaagtAAGTTCAAGGTTGAGCTACAGTTTCTAATAATCCTTCATAAGATTGATTATGTTCGGCTTTCCATTGCTTCAATTTGTTTGCAAacgatgataatgatgaatctAAGATATTTCCTTCCTTATTGAAAGTTGAACGAATTAATTCACATAATCTAACTGCTTCTGCAAATCTTTTATGCTTTTTATTAACTAAAAACACATAGAATTcaacaatatattttctttgtttaaaaatatctttaaaatcaaGTCTCCATTTTTTGCCATATTGTTTATTCATTGTAGAAACACATTGATTCCCCATTTCTGGGTTTGGTATTAACCATTCATCAACAACTTCTTGAACAGTATCAAATGTTGGATTCATTGCAAATGGAAATTCTGAAGTATTAGTCTGCACAGTTCTTTGTGGAGGAGGCTCTGTAGGGGCATAtctagaaatatttatattggTGGCATTATTTCTTTCATCCATAGTAGTTAAATTCTCCAAATCACcattatttgtaatttcaaCATGATCATTGTCTAATGTCTTAGAAATATTAGCAAAATGTTCAGAAGCTGCCCTTGAAGGTTCAGAAGCTGCCCTTAAAGGCTCAGATGTGATTATTTGAGGTCGTGATGCATTAAGTTGACTTTCTGATGTAGTTACTGGAGGCTCCGAGGTTGGTTGTTGAATTTCAGATGATTTAGCTACATTTGATTTCAAAGGTGTGTTAGAATCAGATTCTATGAGTAAACCTTTAGTTTTATCATCTTgtaaattctttttaatttttttctttggtGATTCATGTGTATCATCGTGATTCtgattaaaattaatatcatcatcatcattatcatcatcattatcattatcatcattattattataattatcataGTTATCATAATTATCACTCTCTTCATCAGGCAaacttctttttcttaTGGAATTAATAGTTACATCAACATCTTCCTCATCAGATAAATTTGTTTGagtattttttattatatcttcaaatttcttattaattttcttatcaatgattaaattaattttttcttcaattttttgatttaattcattattaaacttTTCAGTAATTAAATCCTCCACGAGATTAATAAaagttttttcaaaatcttcaaattGTTTTACCATTGTTATCTGAATTCTTTCATTCACCATAGTATCAATCATTTGATTCAATTCTTGCTGCATAACATTTGGATCTTCATCagtattatcatcatcactttcattttcatttacaTTCTCATTTGAACTTTCATTCGTgctttcattttcaatttcaaactgatttattatctttatcaaTAAAGCTTCTGATTCATGATTTgtttcttcaatatcatccatttcttcttctgaaGATGAatctaatgataataattttattggCCTTACTGAtgatctttttttaactttcaccttttcatcttttacttttgtattatttgggCTAGTTAAATgctttaaaaatgaattttttaaaacattcaatttttcaacaaaaTGCTCCATATTGTTATTACCAtcctttaataataatttggaaatagtatcaattaaaaatgtaaCGTTAGAAACAGACTGAGAtttaatcaaattcaaagattcatttaaaatttgttgtGTACTAACCGTATTAGATTCTAATTTAATAGTCTCTAAATTTGAATGTGTAGTTGTGCCATTCTtaattttagttttttcaaattgtgGGGgttcaattaaaatttcataaatATCAGAGGTATCAAATAAACGTGAATCTATACCTGGTAATATTGGGAAAGGTAATATAGAGGTTTCTAAAGTGTTTgatgaattgaattttagacaatcattaaaaaatttttcaaaatcagaTTGTTGGAAAACTGGGTGAGTGAAAATATCATGATTGGGGAAAAGcttaaatataaatggtaaatttttcaataaattaaatcGAAGAGTTTCCATcacatttaaaaaatttaattgatgttcatttaatttatctttcaaACTATGTTTCctataaatttcaatttctggAAAGATTTGATATAATAACTCCATGGGGAGTGGAGATGAATCATTTATAACAGTTGAAgttgttttatttaagaTTAATGTATAATCAATCGGTATGTTATTAGGGAAAGATGTGCTGTCATCTAATCCTGTAAAGAAAGCGTTTAATTCTGTGGAATCTATAGAGGGGAAATTAATagattgtttatttttatttgataaattaattggagttaataattttgtttgGAAATGATTCATTTTCTTATATGGGATATGACAATAATTAAATGCGGTATGATAATATAACGCAAGAGAAGTCTCCTTTGgataatccaaataatttctACCTCTAATCAAAGGTAATTCTTCccaattgatatttttattttgtgtGGATTTGTTTAATAGATCAGGGAACCCCATAGATTTTGCTGTTGGAGTAGACCCATAAAAACGAAGAAACATATATACGGCTAAAGAAGTAAGTGGGCAAATAAAGGGATTTTCATTAGCCAGGAGAATGTTTTTGGAGATCTGGTGAGGAGCATTGCCTGCCAAATGCTGgtttgaataaatattgaaaatcaaattatttttctctgTGGAATAAATATCAACGAGCTTGATGGCAGATCGATCGTTAAAggataaatttaaataagcATTTATTTGGAAGTCTGCTAAAAATCGTAACTTTTCTAAATctgatttgaaaattttttgattcaattcgtgaatattatcattccagaaatttaaagatattttcaaaagtgATGGGATATTAGCTGtaacatttgaatttgcaaTAGAATTGGAATAAATTTGTAAACCAGATTGATTCTTGTTATAATGATCAATCAATTTACACAAGTTTTCCAAATATTCGTTCCCGTCTACTAGAGTCGATTCCTCGTCACGAACTTGATCGgggaaatatttttctgcAGAAGAGTTATCATATATCTTGATTAACTTGATAAAAAATCGAAGAGCAACAATTATCTTTCTAATGGTACCAGTTGCTGGGAAATCATATATTGCATTATCTTCTTCCCCCTGTTTATAAAACGTATCGATAATAAACCAATGTAACCGATACGGAGAGACATCTATGTGCTTATAAATGGAAACAAGATCGGAATCATCTTGCAAATTCAAGTCTTGGTCAAtgaaatgtttttttttgattgaCCAATGAATGAATTTTGTATAATAAGATTTGTATTGATTCAAAGCTCTCGGAGAAAGTGTATTGAACAATTCCTTTTCTTTAGCCACTTCCATTCGTATGTACGTATATATGCTTGTATCTGCTTGTGAATGTTAGTGCGAGCAGGTGTCTTGTCTAGATGAACTTATAATCTTGGTTGAGATTCTAGATCTGGATCTATTTAGGATTTACATTATGGAATGGTTAAAGCACGGcgaaacaaaacaaaacaaaacaaaactaGAAAgctaaaaaagaaaatagtCCACGCGCTTTATTCctaaaatagaaaaatacCTGCTCCGGAAAACACTTCTAAAATGGAAACCAGTCACGAGtataaatgaaattcttaattgaaattaatcattaaaaaaacaaaaaaacacaactaataaaaacagAAATAATCACAGAAATGGTAATCGATCCAACTGGTACGGAAATGGGCCAGAACAGGCCTAAAAGGGAACGAGAGATTTACACCTAACAGGAGATAATCCGGACATAGCCTTACATATAAAGAATGGCTAGCTTACATACatagataatatatatataacagAATATCTACCGGTAACAAGAATAGCAACGGAACGGCAAGTAACCCGGCTAGAGCCCCTTTAGGCAAGGCAAAAAGtaacgaaaaaaaaaaaaaattgaaaaagaaaaagaaaaagaaataatccCTTCTGTCCGGTTTACCGTGGTTTGCCGGACACCATTTGTATCCCAAATAGGAATGAAGAGTGGACCCACATACGGCGCTAGCACGCGTATCCGAGGGTGCGGAAGTTTCTGTGTAGTTGTGTCCGTACTCGATGCAGGGCTGCCGCGGGGTTTGACTTCTCGTGAATAGCCGGCTACTGGCACACTGTTTGCCGAGGGTTTTTTCCGGGGCAGCCGGCCCGCGAGAATTTCGGGTGCGTGCCAGATCTGGCTAGAAAAGGCCGCAGTATGTTCCTACATGGTAACACATATAGTATTATATGcagtgaaaaaaaaagttaaaatataatgaataaaaaaaacaatctaaataatatagaGTATTCCTGCCTACAAGACATCGAGGCATTTCCCTTCTGGAGGAATATTTCTCTGCGGCAGGTGCAGTTGTTTTATCCGATAGCCCAGATCAACATGATCCCTCGATCTTGTGGGGCGTActacatacatacatacatacatatatatatatatatatatatgagtGTGTTTGTGTGTGGGAATAAATCTATAAGGTCTCTTGTATTATCTTTTCCCATAAAATATCCATCGTAGACTTTTTGTATTAATCATGTCAGATTTAGAATCGATCTCATCGTATGACTCGTCTCAATCTTCAAACACTGGGTTAGAAGATACTCAACCACAgcaatatatttatcaatcTGTCTCGAGGCAGTCTCGAGATGACCTTCAATCATCTATTAATTCCTATTTAACCACCACTCCAACAAATAGATCTTCGAATGCCTCTACAAACCAAAGGTTAAAATTGGTCAAGACAGAAACTGTCAAATCTCTGATAGACATGGGTGTGTCGTCGTATATTCCTAATCCGGCTATCAATGCACCCAAGACCTCTAAAAAGGCAATTTTCCCGGAAGAATATACTTTAGAAACCGAGACAGGGTTGGTTCCTGTTTCCACTCTACATTCTCTAGGTAGAACGAATACAAACTTGTCAAGACAAAGAACAAGACATACTCTTTCTAGAAGAAACACTAGAATTGCCAGCTCAGCCCAACATGATACAAcgttggaaaaaaaaattaccatCAATTCAACTTCATCTTCCTCATCTATCGATAAACAAGAACAATCGTTTTCTAATAAGGTTTCACCACAACAATCACCAGAATCATTCACCCATAAGATAGTTTCTCACTTTATAGATGAATCGGACAACGATCTTGAGTCTCAAGGTGAATTGAATGAAATAGACCCTGAGATCGAGTTTGTTACTTTTGTGACAAATGATCCAGAAAATCCACATAATTGGCCTCTTTGGTTACGTTGGGTATATACAATCACTTTATCCATGTTAGTTATTTGTGTAGCTTATGGTTCGTCTTGTATTACTGGTGGTCTTTTCACCGTACAGGAAAAATTCCATGTTGGTTCAGTTGTTTCCATTCTATCATGTTCATTAATGGTTTTAGGGTTTTCATTTGGTCCTTTGATCTGGTCCCCCATGAGTGATATCTATGGTAGAAGATTAACTTATTTTGTTTCAATGGGTCTTTAtgttattttcaatattccTTGTGCTattccaaataatattgcCACTTTAATGATCTGTAGATTCTTTTGTGGTGTTTGGTCATCCTCTGGTCTTTGTTTAGTCGGTGGGTCCCTGGCTGATATGTTCCCCAGTGAAACAAGAGGTCGTGCCATTGCATTCTTTGCATATGCTCCTTATTGTGGTCCAGTCTTTGGTCCTTTAGTTAATGGGTTTATTTCCATCTCTACAAGAAGAATGGATTTGATCTTTTGGGTTAATATGGCATTTGCAGGTGCTATGTGGATAATTGTTGCTTTAATTCCTGAAACTTTTGCTCCAGTTATCTTGAAGAAAAGAGCTGCCAAGTTAAGAAAGGAAACTGGTAATCCAAAGATTATGACTGAACAAGAAGCTCAAGGTATTGAGTTTAGTGCCATGATGAAAGATTGTGTCATTAGACCTTTATATTTTGCTGTCACTGAACCTGTCTTGGATTTAACTTGTTTCTATGTTTGTTTgatttattctttattatatgCCTTTTTCTTCGCATTCCCAGTTATATTTGGTGAATTATATGATtataaagataatttagTAGGGTTAATGTTGATTCCTATTTTAATTGGTGCATCTTTAGCTTTGGCTACCACTTTTTATTGTGAAAACGTTTATTTAGCCATTATTCGTAAGAGAAAACCTACCCCTGAAGATCGTTTATTAGGTGCTATGATTGGTGCTCCATTTGCTGCTGCTGCCCTATGGATATTAGGTGCAACATCTTATAAACATATTATTTGGGTTGGTCCAGCTTCCTCTGGGTTAGCCTTTGGTTATGGTATggttttaatttattattcattaaacaattatatCATTGATTGTTATGCTCAATATGCATCTTCAGCTTTAGCCACTAAAGTGTTTTTAAGATCTGCTGGTGGTGCTGCCTTCCCTTTATTCACTCCACAAATGTATCACAGATTAGGTTTACAATGGGCAAGTTGGTTATTAGCATTCATTTCAACTGCTATGATTTTATTCCCATTCTCCTTTTACGTGTATGGTAAAGGTTGGAGAAAAAACTTATCTAAAACTGATTATTCATTTGATGCATTAGAAGAAGCTGAAGATGAAttttaatacaaaaaaaaaaattacctTACGTTTCTTTTTCGTGCTTTTAAAtgttattttctttttgctCTTTCACATATTTTCATGATCTAATGCTTTTAATTTTGCTTTTGCATTTGCATCTGCATTTGCtttttgttatatttttattctttacaTGTACTTTTATCCGTTAATACTTTATAGACAgactttcttcttttaattttaattaatttttccaacTTTAAATGCaaattgttattatcaattatatattattcagTGTATGCatacataaatatatatatatatatatataaagtaTCATACATTATATAATACGATACAAATCaaattcctttttttttttgattagaaatgttttttttttataaatgtttagttttaaaaaatatcattaacGATATCCGCACCAAATGCAGAACCTGCCCCAAATAACGCAGCATTCCCCAATTTACTACCAATACTACCAAAAGTACTACTACCACCACCATAACCACCACTAGTGTTACCATCATGAACGATAATGGTTTGTGGTTGCTGTGGTTGTTGATAATAACCGGTTGATGGAGGTGGGTATGGTAAAGGTTGTTGTTGCATTGTCATTGGAGGAGGTTGAGCATAATATTGTTGTGTAGGTGGAGGAGGAGCCATTTGCATCTGTTGTGGTGGATTATAAGGAGAGGCTCTTGGAGGAGGTGGAGTATAATCATAATCTTCATGAGATGGTGGTGGTGCAGAATGTGGAGCAGAATGTGGAGCAGATGTGGGTACTGGTGTTTTGATACCTGTACGTTGATAGTTGGAATCTCTATCATCACTCGAATATAATTTGACATAATTGGTAGGGAAGACACCTACTTTACCATTTAAACGACCTTCATACCATTGAGGGGATTTTTTGGTAATAACTTCAATGATATCACCTGGACATAATTCCAAATCACCCTTTTGCTCACCTGACCAAGCATAAATTGCTTCTACGTATTGAGGCCCATTTCTTGGAGATAGAGCTCCTTTAGTTGGGTTTGAATAAGATGAAGCAGAGGGACTTCTTCTCTTGTGACGTAAGATATCTTGAATTTCATCATAATCGTTTTCTGAGATTTCTTTAGTATcgattaataattctaaacaACGTCTTATTTCTGTGTAAGCATCTTTGATAGCAGCTTCTCTACGATCAGCTGACATTTGAGTATTGTATTTGTTAGTGTGTGTGAGTTTGAGTGGTTCGCACGATTGCCAAGAGGATCAAGATGAGAAGAGATCTAATAAGTGATGGGAAGagaaataatacaaaacaAACTGACATTGTCAAAAATCTGTATTTataaatgatttgaaaaattctagAACCTTTGAAAACCGAATTATGCCTAGAAATAGgaaaagataaataaataccTTTTAGACTCCgtcattgaaaaaaaaaaaaaaaaaaaaaccttAGGcaagattttatttaagTTCGATGTTCGGTAATTGGAAAAGTTCAAGGGGGTGCGCACGTGACGGAGGGAGTAAAGCGTATGGCGCAGCGGGAAAAAATCGATGATGTTGTGgcaaatgaaatattaccaatttatttcaaatcattcTTATCAAAGAGTGGTGTGAGATTCTGCCTACAAAGGGGGCAATTCAGGCACATGCACATACACACATGTAAATCATTACGTTTGTGcaaagttttaaaattatatatatttgtataattATATACGAGAGGTGAAGGAGTGCGAGgcttattatttcatttctacatcttcatcttcatcatttttcttgttaATACCAAACTTGATCAACAATTGTTTAATCTCTGCAGGGTtataaatcttttgaatgattttgttatcattttctttatcgATTTTAATGATGGATAATTCTACTCTATCGTAGGTCAAATTACTACTATCTGTGGTTTTGGATAAAGTCTTTAACCCCAATTCCATAGCATCGTTTAAATTCATATCATCTTTATAATCCATTTGTAATAAAGTTTGAGCAGCACTTGTATTAGCACCGATACTTATAGCTTTCCAGCCTGTATAATTCCCTGAAGGGTTTGATGTGTATAATTGTGGACCCAATATATCATCATAACCTGCATAAATGAATGACACACCAAAGGGTCTTAACCCACCGTGTTGAGTATAACTTTGTTTAATATCACTTAATTTCTTGACTAGGATCTCCACTGGGATTTCTTCGTTGTAGGTCATTAAATAGTTTTGAGCAAATTGTCTTGctatatttattagaatttcaGCATCTGCAGTCAACCCTGCAACAGCCAAAGTGATTTTATCacttaatttatataatttttcattcaaaatatcttgTTCCAATAATTTACTTGTGATTTTGCGTTCAGCTAATAAGACGATACCATCTTTGGACATGATACCAATGGAAGTACCAGCATGGGAGATGGATTCCAATGCGTATTCTACTTGGTAAAGACGACCTTCTGGAGAGAAAATTGTAGTTCTTGAATCGTATCTTCTTGAACCCATTGTGTGGGGTGTGGGGTGTTGGTGTGGGGTGTTTGTGTGGGGTGTTGGTGTGTGgcctttttttcttgtattTGCCACTGTATTGAAATATCAAGtgtgtatatataaatagagGTTTTTTTAAAGCGACTCAAGATTTGCCTCTTTAAAAAACTTAAAGCGAGGCGAAGAGAGGGTAAGCCAGGTGAGAGTGAGAGTGAGAGAGAAAGTTAAAGCAAAGGCAAAGGCAAAGGCAAAggcaaaagcaaaagcaaaagcaaaagcaaaagcaaaagcaaaagcaaaagcaaaagcaaaagcaaaagcaaaagcaaaagcaaaagcaaaagcaaaagcaaaagcaaaagcaaaagcaaaagcaaaagcaaaagcaaaagcaaaagcaaaaatgaaaagaaaaagagatGAAGAAGAGCAAGTGATGCCTAATACAAGaacaaaatttgaaaagagCAATCTTGTTGAAGGTTATTCATCTAGCGAGGAGGAGAGCAAGACCGAGAGCGAGATCGAGATCAAGAGCGATAGTGAAAATGAAGACGATGTTTTAAAAGAACTTTTAGAAGATATCGATGCCAGTGAAGACGAGATAGGCAATAAAGAAACACAATTTTTCGAACTACTTGATCGTTCGAATATAGATTGTTATTCGTGTTGGCGGCTAGAGGCCAAAAAGATTAGCGATGACCCgatattttacaatatcCCTACGGATGTGGAACGTGAAAAATTGTTTGAACAATGGTGTTATGGGAAGCTACACAGCCGTGAAGAGGAAACAACACAACCACAATTGGCCTTGGCGTTACCGTATCATGACTTGGCCGAGATGATTTGTTGTTTTGATATACAGAGTAATACGATCTATAAAGATATCCGGAAGGcgaataaaaaaatggttCGCCAGATTGATGAGAAGATTAGTAAGAATGAACAAGAAAAGTTTGGCACCAAATTGCTTGgtatattgaaatatcacGATGATGCGAGTTGTCAAGGATTATTTGAACAGGTGTTGGAGGAGAATGGGGTGGATCGGGTGGATGTAAATACAAGCTTTGAAACCCTTGCAGATCTTGTGGATTTGGAAAGACGGATGGGGATCACCACGGAGAATTCGGTGTCACGCGATGCACGGTACTTTTGCTTACGGAATGCATCAAGACGATTTGCAGGATTGGAGAGATGGGTAAAGGGAGGGGAGGGGGGGCAGGTATAAAAGGGGGGTGCAAGTTGTGAAGAGCGCGGTAAGCACAATGATCAGAGGGACAAAAAACAAaccaaaataaataatgcaAGCATTAAAACAAGTTGTTGTTCGCAATAGCAAGAGTGTGTTGCGTGATCTGCCTAGAGTGCCTACTACggaatatttagaaaacaCCCGATTGTacaatgatatttttttctctgGATATAGACCTGTGATGTATCCTGTGAAGGAGAATCCATTGTTCCGGAATGGCGagttgaagaagaagtGGGAGGAGCAACTGAGGCAGGACTAGATAGATTTAAGCAAAGATGTGTagtgatttattttttttaaatagaaATTATGTATTTTAACAGAGATGCGGGTAACTCCGATCCCTAATTATCCGATAAGACAGTGCGAAGTGCGAAGTGCAAAGTGCAGGGATAAAAGAATGGGGTTGAAAAACAAGAAGCACAGTCGAGCAAGACCAACAGACTCAGCAAGATGTCAGGTATTAAAATTGCAGAAAAGTTGGCCAAGATCGCAATTCCTCTTGGTGTTTGTGTTTCGTTTATGGACTATTCGATGTACGATGTGAAAGGTGGATCGAGAGCCGTTATCTTTGATCGTATCCAAGGTGTGAAACAGGCTGTTGTGGGAGAAGGTACCCATTTCCTGGTGCCTTGGTTGCAGAAGTCGGTGATTTTCGATATCAGAACCAAGCCCAAGAATATCACTACGAATACCGGGACCAGAGATTTGCAGATGGTTTCATTGACGTTGCGTCTACTGCATCGTCCGGATATTGTTCAATTGCCCATGATCTACCAAAACCTGGGTCTTGATTATGACGAAAGAGTGTTGCCATCCATTGGTAATGAAGTCTTGAAGTCGATTGTGGCGCAGTTTGATGCGGCAGAGTTGATTACTCAAAGAGAGATAGTGTCTCAAAGGATCCGTAAGGAATTGAACCATCGTGCGAATGAGTTTGGTATCAGACTGGAGGATGTTTCCATTACACACATGACGTTTGGGCCTGAGTTTACCAAGGCTGTGGAGCAGAAACAGATTGCCCAGCAAGATGCAGAACGTGCCAAGTTTTTGGTGGAGAAGGCGGAACAAGAGCGTCAAGCGTCTGTGATTCGCGCGGAAGGTGAGGCGGAATCTGCAGAGGTGATTTCTCGAGCATTACAAAAAGCTGGCGATGGGTTATTGTTGATCCGTAGACTGGAGACGTCGAAGGAGATTGCAGAGACGTTGGCAGGGTCGCCCCACGTGACGTACTTGCCTGGTGGTGGCAACCAAGCCGAGGATGCGTCGAAGAACAGTTTGCTGTTGAACCTTGGGCGTTGAAGTGGGGAAGTACGTATATTTATTCTGTATATAGCAATACGTAGTTGCAATCACATGGGGTAGTAgcagtagtagtagtagtagtagtattaaattattatatggTATGAACTATTAGTATTACAAAGACGGAGAGCTATGTAGAGGTATAGAGGTATAAAGTGTTCCGTAAGAAAGAGAGAATAGAGAAAGAATGTGCGTGAGCGAGTGCGCAACTGCAACCCGCCTTTTAAACCTGGGAGATGGAAATACCACCCTTGTTCATTTGTGGTGGGGCACGAGTACGTGGTCTGCGGCCGAAACTACGGCCACCGTAGCCGCCACCGTAACCAGTTTGACCCAATTCACCGCCAGTAAAGTACGTGACCAAAGTGATCAGCACCTTGACCAAGAACAAAAACATGGAAAAGTAGAAAAAGGCAATACAAGCTTGGGCTTCACGACATCTTCTTTCAGACCCTTGGATGATGTAGTTTTCACGTctatattctttattggTACAGGAATGTGTACGGATACCCACGGCCAAGACAGTACCGGCGGTAAAAGTAAAGACGAAATTTAAGAAGTCAAAGGCGAAAAGAATTGGAGGGAACGCAAAAGGTTCTGGAACCAAGTTGGCCAGGATCCCGTAGAAGGAATCCGAGACTAGCCCCCAAGCAGGAGGAAACATACAGTAGTTGACACGCGACGAATGGTGGCCATGTTCGGTGTTAAGCAGGTTCCCGATCATACCTGCAGTGATGACGAAGAAACAGAAGTTGAATATACGGAAGACGTTGTCGTAGAGTTCTAGCattattatgataattAGGGGGGGATAGCGAAGTGATGTGGAAGGAAGTTTAGTGTGGGATAGCGACGATAGAGGGGCGATAGAGGGACGATCCAGACAAAACTAGATTAGTGAATGAATACTTGATGGATAGATTGTTGGAGAGTTGGAGAGTTGGAGAGGTGGAGAGGTGAGAGTGATGGCTGGCAATAGCCCGAGCAGATTTTGTGGACCAGCAATGGCGGCCCGCTTATATAGGACCCAGCGGAGTGAGCAGAGCACAGCACAGCACAGCACAGCACAGCACAGCACAGGGAAAGATGGCACTCGAGTCTCGAAGGCCAGGAACCGTGCCGGCTCAGACGGGCCCGCAGGCACAGCGAAAGCAGCTCGTGCGATTGCCGCTCTGGGAGATGTGAGTGCGGACGCGTAGAAGCAGGCGTGCCGGAGGGGGACGTGTGTGTTGACGTGTTGCCGCTTCAGGGAATGAGACAGTTGCCCGATGCGGAAGCGTGAGTGCTGCTGCGGCAGGGCCGTGGCGGGCGGGTGTGCGGGCGGGTGTGTGTGTGCGTGCGTGCGCG from Henningerozyma blattae CBS 6284 chromosome 4, complete genome encodes the following:
- the CBF2 gene encoding Cbf2p (similar to Saccharomyces cerevisiae CBF2 (YGR140W); ancestral locus Anc_3.504), coding for MEVAKEKELFNTLSPRALNQYKSYYTKFIHWSIKKKHFIDQDLNLQDDSDLVSIYKHIDVSPYRLHWFIIDTFYKQGEEDNAIYDFPATGTIRKIIVALRFFIKLIKIYDNSSAEKYFPDQVRDEESTLVDGNEYLENLCKLIDHYNKNQSGLQIYSNSIANSNVTANIPSLLKISLNFWNDNIHELNQKIFKSDLEKLRFLADFQINAYLNLSFNDRSAIKLVDIYSTEKNNLIFNIYSNQHLAGNAPHQISKNILLANENPFICPLTSLAVYMFLRFYGSTPTAKSMGFPDLLNKSTQNKNINWEELPLIRGRNYLDYPKETSLALYYHTAFNYCHIPYKKMNHFQTKLLTPINLSNKNKQSINFPSIDSTELNAFFTGLDDSTSFPNNIPIDYTLILNKTTSTVINDSSPLPMELLYQIFPEIEIYRKHSLKDKLNEHQLNFLNVMETLRFNLLKNLPFIFKLFPNHDIFTHPVFQQSDFEKFFNDCLKFNSSNTLETSILPFPILPGIDSRLFDTSDIYEILIEPPQFEKTKIKNGTTTHSNLETIKLESNTVSTQQILNESLNLIKSQSVSNVTFLIDTISKLLLKDGNNNMEHFVEKLNVLKNSFLKHLTSPNNTKVKDEKVKVKKRSSVRPIKLLSLDSSSEEEMDDIEETNHESEALLIKIINQFEIENESTNESSNENVNENESDDDNTDEDPNVMQQELNQMIDTMVNERIQITMVKQFEDFEKTFINLVEDLITEKFNNELNQKIEEKINLIIDKKINKKFEDIIKNTQTNLSDEEDVDVTINSIRKRSLPDEESDNYDNYDNYNNNDDNDNDDDNDDDDINFNQNHDDTHESPKKKIKKNLQDDKTKGLLIESDSNTPLKSNVAKSSEIQQPTSEPPVTTSESQLNASRPQIITSEPLRAASEPSRAASEHFANISKTLDNDHVEITNNGDLENLTTMDERNNATNINISRYAPTEPPPQRTVQTNTSEFPFAMNPTFDTVQEVVDEWLIPNPEMGNQCVSTMNKQYGKKWRLDFKDIFKQRKYIVEFYVFLVNKKHKRFAEAVRLCELIRSTFNKEGNILDSSLSSFANKLKQWKAEHNQSYEGLLETVAQP
- the TPO2 gene encoding spermine transporter (similar to Saccharomyces cerevisiae TPO2 (YGR138C) and TPO3 (YPR156C); ancestral locus Anc_3.503) → MSDLESISSYDSSQSSNTGLEDTQPQQYIYQSVSRQSRDDLQSSINSYLTTTPTNRSSNASTNQRLKLVKTETVKSLIDMGVSSYIPNPAINAPKTSKKAIFPEEYTLETETGLVPVSTLHSLGRTNTNLSRQRTRHTLSRRNTRIASSAQHDTTLEKKITINSTSSSSSIDKQEQSFSNKVSPQQSPESFTHKIVSHFIDESDNDLESQGELNEIDPEIEFVTFVTNDPENPHNWPLWLRWVYTITLSMLVICVAYGSSCITGGLFTVQEKFHVGSVVSILSCSLMVLGFSFGPLIWSPMSDIYGRRLTYFVSMGLYVIFNIPCAIPNNIATLMICRFFCGVWSSSGLCLVGGSLADMFPSETRGRAIAFFAYAPYCGPVFGPLVNGFISISTRRMDLIFWVNMAFAGAMWIIVALIPETFAPVILKKRAAKLRKETGNPKIMTEQEAQGIEFSAMMKDCVIRPLYFAVTEPVLDLTCFYVCLIYSLLYAFFFAFPVIFGELYDYKDNLVGLMLIPILIGASLALATTFYCENVYLAIIRKRKPTPEDRLLGAMIGAPFAAAALWILGATSYKHIIWVGPASSGLAFGYGMVLIYYSLNNYIIDCYAQYASSALATKVFLRSAGGAAFPLFTPQMYHRLGLQWASWLLAFISTAMILFPFSFYVYGKGWRKNLSKTDYSFDALEEAEDEF
- the TBLA0D02910 gene encoding uncharacterized protein (similar to Saccharomyces cerevisiae LSB1 (YGR136W) and PIN3 (YPR154W); ancestral locus Anc_3.501); the encoded protein is MSADRREAAIKDAYTEIRRCLELLIDTKEISENDYDEIQDILRHKRRSPSASSYSNPTKGALSPRNGPQYVEAIYAWSGEQKGDLELCPGDIIEVITKKSPQWYEGRLNGKVGVFPTNYVKLYSSDDRDSNYQRTGIKTPVPTSAPHSAPHSAPPPSHEDYDYTPPPPRASPYNPPQQMQMAPPPPTQQYYAQPPPMTMQQQPLPYPPPSTGYYQQPQQPQTIIVHDGNTSGGYGGGSSTFGSIGSKLGNAALFGAGSAFGADIVNDIF